In one window of Bacillota bacterium DNA:
- a CDS encoding EutN/CcmL family microcompartment protein, with protein sequence MILARVVRSVVCSTKHPAYAGKKLFILERVDAEGKTIGQYELAVDYVGAGPGDLVLAGGAPGVAAEVFGLEKAPIETLIMAIVDAVEGGSEHRG encoded by the coding sequence ATGATTCTAGCGCGGGTAGTCCGGTCGGTGGTATGTTCCACAAAACATCCCGCCTATGCCGGAAAAAAGTTGTTCATTTTGGAACGGGTAGATGCAGAGGGGAAGACTATTGGTCAATATGAGCTGGCCGTGGATTACGTAGGAGCAGGTCCCGGCGATTTGGTGTTGGCCGGTGGAGCTCCGGGTGTTGCGGCGGAGGTTTTTGGTCTGGAGAAGGCTCCTATCGAGACGTTAATCATGGCCATCGTGGACGCCGTGGAGGGAGGAAGTGAACACCGTGGATGA